In a single window of the Streptacidiphilus sp. P02-A3a genome:
- a CDS encoding DUF742 domain-containing protein, whose translation MTGPDPGDGAEQGWDEGSPERLYVITRGRSGLAQGAALDLVSLIVARAEPRPEMQPEHAAILRLCRFPLSVAELSAYLSLPFSVVTVLLADLLADERVQARAPVQLAALPDVALLEAVMHGLQRL comes from the coding sequence ATGACGGGCCCGGACCCCGGTGACGGGGCGGAGCAGGGCTGGGACGAGGGCAGCCCGGAGCGGCTGTACGTGATCACCAGGGGCCGCAGCGGCCTCGCCCAGGGGGCAGCGCTGGACCTGGTCTCCCTGATCGTCGCCCGCGCGGAGCCCCGGCCGGAGATGCAGCCGGAGCACGCGGCGATCCTGCGGCTCTGCCGGTTCCCGCTGTCGGTGGCCGAGTTGTCCGCGTACCTGTCCCTGCCGTTCAGCGTGGTCACCGTACTGCTGGCGGACCTCCTGGCCGACGAGCGGGTGCAGGCCCGGGCGCCCGTCCAGTTGGCCGCCCTTCCTGACGTGGCGTTACTTGAGGCGGTGATGCATGGACTTCAACGACTGTGA
- a CDS encoding roadblock/LC7 domain-containing protein — protein MGWMLKDLADGVPQTRNIVVLSADGLRMAQYGTDLDTADRLAAACAGLQSLAAAVATELPHGDGRMRLVVIEMSGGFFYLMAAGARAYLAVLADEGVDAGLMGARMRDLVARIGEHLSARPRDDEQTA, from the coding sequence ATGGGCTGGATGCTCAAGGACCTGGCGGACGGCGTCCCGCAGACCCGCAACATCGTGGTGCTGTCGGCCGACGGACTGCGCATGGCCCAGTACGGCACCGACCTGGACACCGCCGACCGGCTGGCCGCCGCCTGCGCCGGGCTGCAGAGCCTGGCGGCGGCGGTCGCCACCGAACTCCCGCACGGCGACGGGCGGATGCGGCTGGTGGTGATCGAGATGTCCGGCGGCTTCTTCTACCTGATGGCCGCCGGGGCCCGGGCCTATCTCGCGGTGCTCGCCGACGAGGGGGTGGACGCCGGTCTGATGGGCGCGCGGATGCGCGACCTGGTGGCCAGGATCGGGGAGCACCTGAGTGCCCGGCCGCGCGACGACGAGCAGACCGCATGA
- a CDS encoding sensor histidine kinase gives MVGAGASPAGRRAASVLAWLLPAAVVVAAVGGAVSLVTAADRGAVAWCGVVALMATAVLVAETVRRGRALAERQRHAAVLERLLAGQQTQTARLGTVLLPRAVARIQQGDFVTDVLADAASADADGHQLQDAHLTVLRSVLEAVSAEENLRESAQRAFVNIARRVQAIVHQQAQDLQDMEHRHGRSPEVFDDLLRLDHGFARVGRLADSMAVLGGARPGRQWNNAVPLYSVLRGAMSRILDYQRVDLHSVSEVAVIGPAVEPLIHALAELLDNATLYSPPQTRVHLTAVDVQAGIAVEIEDGGLGLTEEGRARAERMLAEAQAGIDLNDLGETPRLGLAVVGRLSRAYDFEVSLRPSAYRGVRAVLIVPQNLITTAPATGRVPGLGAVSMPRPEQPHPRQQPAPPQPLAQRLRSTGEREAAALSERTPGGLPQRRRSAPASSATGPGRVADRTIGRAATHDIDRIGPRSTARHAAEPAADGAAVPPGMWLSAFQNAVGSQAPTGVPAAHVSDESSDEVE, from the coding sequence ATGGTTGGTGCTGGAGCGTCACCCGCGGGGCGGCGAGCCGCCTCTGTGCTCGCCTGGTTGTTGCCCGCGGCCGTGGTGGTGGCGGCCGTGGGCGGAGCCGTATCGCTCGTCACCGCCGCGGACCGCGGCGCGGTGGCCTGGTGCGGCGTGGTCGCGCTGATGGCGACCGCGGTCCTGGTGGCCGAGACCGTGCGCCGGGGCCGCGCGCTGGCCGAGCGGCAGCGGCACGCGGCCGTCCTGGAGCGCCTGCTGGCGGGCCAGCAGACCCAGACCGCCCGGCTCGGCACGGTGCTGCTGCCGCGGGCCGTGGCCCGGATCCAGCAGGGCGACTTCGTCACCGACGTCCTCGCCGACGCGGCCTCCGCCGACGCCGACGGGCACCAGCTCCAGGACGCGCACCTGACGGTGCTGCGTTCGGTACTGGAGGCCGTCAGCGCCGAGGAGAACCTGCGTGAGTCGGCGCAGCGCGCGTTCGTGAACATCGCCCGCCGGGTGCAGGCCATCGTCCACCAACAGGCCCAGGACCTACAGGACATGGAGCACCGGCACGGCCGCAGCCCGGAGGTCTTCGACGACCTGCTGCGGCTCGACCACGGCTTCGCCCGGGTCGGTCGGCTGGCGGACAGCATGGCCGTCCTCGGCGGGGCCCGGCCGGGACGCCAGTGGAACAACGCCGTGCCGCTGTACAGCGTGCTGCGCGGGGCGATGTCGCGGATCCTGGACTACCAGCGGGTGGACCTGCACTCGGTGTCCGAGGTCGCGGTGATCGGCCCGGCCGTGGAGCCGCTGATCCACGCGCTGGCCGAACTGCTGGACAACGCCACCCTGTACTCGCCGCCGCAGACCCGGGTGCACCTGACGGCCGTGGACGTGCAGGCGGGCATCGCCGTCGAGATCGAGGACGGCGGCCTCGGCCTGACCGAGGAGGGCCGGGCGCGGGCGGAGCGGATGCTGGCGGAGGCCCAGGCCGGGATCGACCTGAACGACCTTGGTGAGACGCCGCGGCTGGGCCTGGCCGTGGTCGGGCGGCTGTCCCGGGCCTACGACTTCGAGGTCTCGCTGCGGCCCTCGGCCTATCGCGGGGTGCGCGCGGTGCTGATCGTGCCGCAGAACCTGATCACCACCGCTCCCGCCACCGGCCGCGTTCCGGGCCTCGGGGCGGTGTCCATGCCCCGGCCGGAGCAGCCGCACCCGCGGCAACAGCCCGCGCCGCCGCAGCCGTTGGCGCAGCGGCTGCGCTCCACCGGCGAGCGGGAGGCGGCGGCGCTGTCCGAGCGGACGCCGGGCGGCCTGCCGCAGCGCCGCCGCAGCGCTCCCGCCTCGTCCGCGACGGGACCGGGCCGGGTCGCGGACCGCACGATCGGCCGCGCGGCCACCCACGACATCGACCGCATCGGCCCCCGGAGCACGGCCAGGCACGCCGCGGAACCGGCGGCGGACGGTGCGGCGGTGCCGCCGGGGATGTGGCTGTCGGCCTTCCAGAACGCCGTGGGCAGCCAGGCGCCGACCGGCGTCCCGGCCGCGCATGTCAGTGACGAGTCGTCGGATGAGGTGGAGTAG
- a CDS encoding class I SAM-dependent methyltransferase, with protein MASQHPAAPRQHAPHAHHHDGPRPDDTHLAELLDLDAEVLHEQLDGLTAWAAELTDGTPPRRILDLGSGTGTGTFALLKRFESAEAEAVDASPQLLQHLADRARALGLADRVHPVRADLDTTWPAAVGTVDLVWASASLHHLADPDRTLREAFAALRPGGLLLAIEMDSVPFPRFLPHELGLGRPGLEERCHAALTHRHGGDLPDLGSDWGPRLAGAGFTVEAERELAVDLRAPLPAAAGRYAQAALQRMRGGLDGSLSAEDLTTLDLLISDDGPESVRHRTDLVVRTRRLAWAARRPSS; from the coding sequence ATGGCATCCCAACACCCCGCGGCACCCCGGCAGCACGCGCCCCACGCACACCACCACGACGGCCCCCGGCCCGACGACACGCACCTGGCCGAACTGCTCGACCTGGACGCCGAGGTCCTGCACGAGCAGCTGGACGGCCTGACCGCCTGGGCCGCCGAACTGACCGACGGCACACCGCCGCGCCGGATCCTCGACCTCGGCAGCGGCACCGGCACCGGCACCTTCGCACTGCTCAAGCGCTTCGAGTCGGCCGAGGCCGAGGCCGTGGACGCCTCCCCGCAGCTGCTCCAGCACCTGGCCGACCGGGCCCGCGCGCTCGGCCTGGCGGACCGGGTCCACCCCGTGCGGGCCGACCTGGACACCACCTGGCCCGCCGCCGTCGGCACCGTCGACCTGGTGTGGGCCTCCGCCTCGCTGCACCACCTGGCCGACCCGGACCGCACCCTGCGCGAGGCCTTCGCGGCGCTCCGCCCGGGCGGGCTGCTGCTGGCGATCGAGATGGACTCGGTGCCCTTCCCCCGCTTCCTGCCGCACGAGCTCGGCCTCGGCCGCCCGGGCCTGGAGGAGCGCTGCCACGCCGCGCTGACCCACCGGCACGGCGGCGACCTGCCGGACCTGGGCTCGGACTGGGGCCCGCGACTGGCCGGGGCGGGCTTCACCGTCGAGGCGGAGCGCGAGCTCGCCGTGGACCTGCGCGCGCCGCTGCCCGCCGCCGCCGGACGCTACGCCCAGGCCGCGCTGCAACGCATGCGCGGCGGCCTCGACGGCAGCCTCAGCGCCGAGGACCTGACCACGCTCGACCTGCTGATCAGCGACGACGGCCCGGAGAGCGTCCGCCACCGGACCGACCTCGTGGTCCGCACCCGACGCCTCGCCTGGGCGGCCCGCCGCCCGAGCAGCTGA